Genomic window (Synechococcus sp. LA31):
AGCCCTGGAGATCGTCGTTCTGGAGGGCATGGCGTGGAAAGCTGGCCAGGGCCTCCAGGGGATCCACCAGCGCTGGTGGTGGTTGATTCTCGAGCTGTTCAAGACCCACGCTTTGCGCGAGCTGAAAGCCCAGGGCCTGGGTGCGGCGCAGCCGCGCCAGGGCGCCACCACAGCCCAGCAGCTCCCCCAGATCCCTGGCCAGTGAGCGGATATAGGTGCCGGCTGAGCAAGCCACCTCCAGCTCCAGTTGGCCCTGTGCGGGGTTCCAGCTCTCCAGGCTCAGGCGATGGATGGTGACGGGCCGTGCCGGCAACTCCACAGCTTCGCCGGCTCGCGCCAGCTTGTAGGCCCGTTGGCCGTTCACATGCACGGCTGAGACCGCAGGGGGGCGCTGCTGAATGGTCCCGCGGAAGCCCTCGAGCGCTGTTTCCAGTTGGGCTTTGTTCAGCGCTGGCAGCGGTTGGCTTTGGAGCACCTCGCCTTCAAGGTCATCGGTGTTGGTGGTGATCCCCAACTGGATCACGCCGCGGTAGGTCTTGTCGCCGCTGAGGTACGGCAGCAGCCGGGTGGCGGGCCCCAGGGCGATTGGTAGCACCCCAGTCACGGCTGGATCGAGGGTGCCGCCGTGGCCGACGCGTTTGAGGCCATAGGCGCGGCGCACCTGCGCCACACAGCTGTGGGAACTCAGGCCGGCGGGCTTGTCGAGCACCAGGAAGCCGCAGGTCAAAGCAGTGGGCGTGTTCAACCCTGATGCTCCCATTGCGTTCTCTGCTGTTCCCGCCAGGCTGTGCTCTTGCGCTGTTGGATGAATGCCTGCCCCTTCGGCCTTAGGCCCAGCGGCCCTGCAGAAGCGGCGGGAGCTGGCGTTTCTGGTGCTGGCCGGCCTCTTTCTAGGCACGATGGGGATGCTCAACATCCTGGGCCTCACGCGCTTCTTGCAGCTGGGGCGCATCGGCTCTTGGCCTGTGGTGGTAGCGGTGGGCGCGCTGCCCTATCCCGTCACGTTTTTGTGCACGGATCTGATCAGTGAGATTTGGGGGGAACAGCGGGCCAGTCAACTGGTGTGGGTGGGACTGCTGCTGAATGGCTGGATCGTGCTGATCCTTTGGCTTGGAGGTGTGTTGCCAGGGCTCCCTGGCGCTCCAGATCAAGCCTTCTTCGCGGTGCAGGAGTTGGCCTTTGGTGCGGTGGGGGCCTCGATGGTGGCTTATCTGGCAGCTCAGTTCATCGATGTGCGGCTCTTTCACTTCTGGAAACGCTTCAGCGGCGGCCGGGCGCTGTGGCTGCGCAACAACGGCTCCACCCTGGTGAGCCAGCTGGTGGACACCACAGCGGTGGTGCTGATCAGTCACTACGCGGCCCATGCGCTGCCTGTGCGGCTCGATGTACCGGTGTGGCCCCAGTTGGCCAGCTTCATCGCCAGTGGCTACCTGTTCAAAGCTCTGGCGGCCCTGCTCGACACCATGCCCTTCTATTGGCTCACCGCCTGGCTCAGGCGTTGGCTGGTGGTGCCTGGCCCCGGCGCTGAGTTGGGGGGTGCGCCAGGGGCAGCACTACCGTGAGCAGCCATGAGCCTCACTGCCACCCTTTCCCTGGACCAATTCCTCGAAGGGGGATTTGATCTGCGCTGCCAGCTAGCCGACCACCTGGCCCTCGATCTCGAGGAGTTGGAACGTCGTCTGCCCCTGGCCACCGATGCCCTGGCTGCAGCTCATCCCGGCGCGTTCGTGCCGGAGCAGGTTGAGGCGTTCTATGAGACAGCAGTGGGCACCGGCCATCTGCTGGAGTTGGCGGCCTGGCACCTCGGCAGCGCCGAGTACATCGCCGACACCCTTCGCTTGCAGCAACAGTTCGCCCAGGGCACGGTCCTCGATTTCGGTGGCGGTATCGGCACTCATGCCCTGGCAGCCGCAGCTTTGCCACAGGTGGATGCGGTGTGGTTTGTGGATCTCAACCCCGAGAACCGTCGCTTTGTTCAAGCGCGGGCTGAGCGTTTTGGCCTGGCTCACAAGCTGCGTTGCTTTCGCGATCTCGATGCGCCTGAGTTGCCGGCTCATTTCGACACGATTGTGTGTCTGGATGTGCTGGAGCATCTCAGCGATCCCAGCGCTCAGCTCGAGCAGTTTGCGGCGCGCATGTCGCCCGGGGCGATTGCATTGCTCAACTGGTATTTCTTCAAGGGACATGCAGGCGAGTACCCCTTCCATTTTGATGAGCCGCAGCTAGTGGAGCGTTTCTTCCGCACCTTGCAGAGCCGCTTCTTGGAGGTGTTTCACCCCTTCTTGATCACCACGCGGGCTTACCGGTTGCTCTGAGCTTTCACGCGCCAGCTGTAGACACAACAAAGCCGGCGCCTAAGCGCCGGCTTGAAGGCCTGAAGGCTCAGACCACGCGTGGAAGCTGAGCTCAGCCGACAGCCACGTTGATGCGCTTGCGGGTGCGGAGGCCACGCTTGATGGTGTCGAAGCTCACGACGCCGTCCACCAGGGCAAACAGGGTGTCGTCGGAGCCTCGGCCCACGTTGGTTCCGGGCAGCACGGAGGTGCCGCGTTGACGAATCAGGATCGAGCCGGAGTTCACGCTCTCGCCGCCGTAACGCTTGACACCGAGGCGCTTGGAGTTCGAGTCACGGCCGTTGCGGGTGGAGCCGGTGCCTTTCTTGTGGGCCATGGTTCAGAGAAGTGGTGGGTTAACGAACGCTGCGGCTGATCAGG
Coding sequences:
- the truB gene encoding tRNA pseudouridine(55) synthase TruB, producing MGASGLNTPTALTCGFLVLDKPAGLSSHSCVAQVRRAYGLKRVGHGGTLDPAVTGVLPIALGPATRLLPYLSGDKTYRGVIQLGITTNTDDLEGEVLQSQPLPALNKAQLETALEGFRGTIQQRPPAVSAVHVNGQRAYKLARAGEAVELPARPVTIHRLSLESWNPAQGQLELEVACSAGTYIRSLARDLGELLGCGGALARLRRTQALGFQLAQSVGLEQLENQPPPALVDPLEALASFPRHALQNDDLQGWRCGRAQACDPSWAADTAVVVVAPDGNLAGMARVQATGSLQPRLVLDAAG
- a CDS encoding queuosine precursor transporter, producing the protein MPAPSALGPAALQKRRELAFLVLAGLFLGTMGMLNILGLTRFLQLGRIGSWPVVVAVGALPYPVTFLCTDLISEIWGEQRASQLVWVGLLLNGWIVLILWLGGVLPGLPGAPDQAFFAVQELAFGAVGASMVAYLAAQFIDVRLFHFWKRFSGGRALWLRNNGSTLVSQLVDTTAVVLISHYAAHALPVRLDVPVWPQLASFIASGYLFKALAALLDTMPFYWLTAWLRRWLVVPGPGAELGGAPGAALP
- a CDS encoding bifunctional 2-polyprenyl-6-hydroxyphenol methylase/3-demethylubiquinol 3-O-methyltransferase UbiG; the protein is MSLTATLSLDQFLEGGFDLRCQLADHLALDLEELERRLPLATDALAAAHPGAFVPEQVEAFYETAVGTGHLLELAAWHLGSAEYIADTLRLQQQFAQGTVLDFGGGIGTHALAAAALPQVDAVWFVDLNPENRRFVQARAERFGLAHKLRCFRDLDAPELPAHFDTIVCLDVLEHLSDPSAQLEQFAARMSPGAIALLNWYFFKGHAGEYPFHFDEPQLVERFFRTLQSRFLEVFHPFLITTRAYRLL
- the rpmA gene encoding 50S ribosomal protein L27, with protein sequence MAHKKGTGSTRNGRDSNSKRLGVKRYGGESVNSGSILIRQRGTSVLPGTNVGRGSDDTLFALVDGVVSFDTIKRGLRTRKRINVAVG